One stretch of Ooceraea biroi isolate clonal line C1 chromosome 4, Obir_v5.4, whole genome shotgun sequence DNA includes these proteins:
- the LOC105282488 gene encoding ras-related protein Rab-40C, whose translation MAAGEASTAKPRQEKQYDYLLKFLLVGDSDVGKQEILSGLEDGAAESPFCSGSAYKTTTILLDGKRVKLQLWDTSGQGRFCTIIRSYSRGAQGILLVYDITNKWSFDGIDRWLKEVEEHAPGVPKVLVGNRLHLAFKRQVGERDAEAYAAKNRMAFFEVSPLCDFNIRESFSELSRMALHRNGMERLWRSNKVLSLQELACRAIVARTTVYGIDQLPLPKSIKSHLKSYAMTTTSQLRYNGNRSLSSSKSLGSHHRKLRFVGVGHHNNGLSTPGSSPGSITDSRTSCVGRNSCTVS comes from the exons ATGGCTGCAGGTGAGGCCAGCACGGCAAAGCCTCGTCAAGAGAAACAGTACGACTATCTGCTCAAGTTCCTGCTGGTGGGTGACAGCGATGTCGGCAAGCAGGAGATCTTGAGTGGCCTTGAGGATGGTGCTGCGGAGTCGCCGTTCTGCAGTGGCAGCG CTTATAAAACTACCACTATCCTATTGGATGGAAAGCGAGTAAAACTGCAATTATGGGATACGTCAGGCCAAGGTAGATTTTGCACAATCATTAGATCTTACTCCAGGGGTGCTCAGGGTATACTCCTGGTGTACGATATTACCAATAAATGGTCTTTCGATGGCATCGATAGATGGCTGAAAGAAGTGGAAGAG CATGCACCTGGTGTGCCAAAAGTATTGGTCGGCAATCGTCTCCACTTAGCTTTCAAGAGGCAAGTGGGAGAACGAGATGCAGAAGCGTATGCAGCTAAAAATCGAATGGCGTTCTTCGAGGTATCGCCTCTCTGCGACTTCAACATTCGCGAGAGCTTCTCAGAGCTGTCCCGTATGGCTCTACACAGAAATGGCATGGAAAGATTGTGGCGATCTAATAAAG TGCTCAGTCTGCAAGAACTGGCCTGTCGCGCGATAGTGGCTCGGACGACGGTTTACGGCATCGATCAGCTGCCGCTGCCCAAGTCGATCAAGTCACATTTAAAATCGTACGCGATGACAACGACGTCGCAGTTACGTTACAATGGCAACCGCTCGCTAAGTTCCAGCAAGAGTCTGGGCTCGCATCATCGGAAGTTGCGCTTCGTCGGGGTCGGACATCACAACAACGGATTATCAACGCCAGGTAGCTCGCCCGGCAGCATTACGGACTCACGTACGAGCTGCGTCGGTCGCAATTCCTGCACGGTGTCTTGA
- the LOC105282459 gene encoding forkhead box protein K2 isoform X1, protein MSTYSRTQESDAWALLALKSAPASPTKMQWNPESKGAPIARLEGREFEYMVRQRRITIGRNSSKGEVDVNMGHSSFISRRHLEIFYDHPFFFMMCSGKNGVFVDGVFQRKGAPAFQLPRTCTFRFPSTTIRLIFQSLVDEQEQSNIRVPSPPKQRAPLPPLRINIPDTGYSSPFPSPTGTISAANSCPASPRAGQGRRNVSADLHMVAAYVAGNAAAANDSQNSTLERHNIERHESGQSSSRQMSPEPAEMRYRAGNNSGPNGTAPHYSPPKDDSKPPYSYAQLIVQAIISAPDRQLTLSGIYSYITKNYPYYRTADKGWQNSIRHNLSLNRYFIKVPRSQEEPGKGSFWKIDPHSETKLIDQAFRRRRQRGVPCFRAPFGTLSSRSAPASPSHVGISGLMTPECLSREASPGPEPYPDSLVPSPAGQLATSQSAPGSPGHPYTSTSQSAHKGRLMQAIVTNGIGSDTGREVEKYLLPGNTVEDHSLSPAGQYSPAPVIVQTTYNYSGNFIPDAGVGGINKRGHEESDSSPGSPAPLAIVESPEPPEQPMQPKRQRIHETDDH, encoded by the exons ATGTCTACGTACTCTCGTACCCAGGAGAGCGACGCGTGGGCTCTTCTGGCGTTGAAGTCGGCACCGGCCAGTCCGACGAAGATGCAGTGGAACCCAGAGTCGAAGGGCGCGCCGATAGCGCGGCTCGAGGGCCGCGAGTTCGAGTATATGGTTAGGCAGCGGCGCATTACGATCGGCCGCAACAGCAGCAAGGGTGAGGTCGACGTCAACATGGGCCACTCCAGCTTTATCTCGCGGCGGCACCTCGAGATCTTCTACGACCACCCGTTCTTCTTCATGATGTGCAGCGGCAAGAACGGCGTATTCGTCGACGGAGTGTTTCAGCGCAAGGGCGCTCCGGCCTTTCAACTGCCACGGAC ATGTACATTCAGATTTCCAAGTACAACAATAAGGCTGATCTTCCAGTCACTTGTGGACGAGCAAGAACAGAGCAACATTCGCGTACCTTCACCACCGAAACAAAGGGCACCGTTACCACCGTTGCGGATAAACATACCTGATACTGGATACAGTAGCCCATTCCCGTCACCCACGGGAACGATCAGTGCTGCTAACTCCTGCCCGGCCAGTCCGCGGGCCGGTCAGGGTAGACGGAACGTTTCGGCGGACCTGCACATGGTAGCAGCATATGTGGCAGGCAACGCCGCCGCGGCGAATGATTCTCAGAATTCCACTTTGGAGAGGCACAATATAGAGAGGCACGAAAGCGGACAGAGCTCAAGCAGGCAGATGAGTCCCGAGCCCGCGGAGATGCGTTACCGCGCGGGCAATAATTCTGGACCGAACGGTACCGCGCCACACTACAGTCCACCAAAGGACGACTCGAAACCACCCTACTCGTATGCACAGCTAATCGTGCAGGCGATAATATCGGCGCCGGATAGACAACTCACCCTGTCGGGCATCTATTCTTATATCACCAAGAATTATCCGTATTACAGGACCGCGGATAAGGGCTGGCAGAACTCCATTCGACacaatttatcattaaatcgtTACTTCATCAAGGTGCCCAGAAGCCAGGAGGAGCCGGGCAAAGGCTCATTCTGGAAAATAGATCCTCACTCAGAGACGAAACTCATTGACCAAGCTTTCCGACGAAGACGACAGCGTGGTGTACCCTGCTTCCGCGCTCCCTTCGGAACATTATCATCGAG GAGTGCGCCAGCCTCGCCGTCTCATGTCGGGATCAGCGGATTGATGACGCCCGAGTGTCTAAGCAGAGAGGCTTCCCCGGGTCCGGAACCGTATCCGGACAGTTTGGTACCATCACCGGCTGGGCAACTCGCGACGAGTCAGTCGGCGCCTGGTTCACCCGGCCATCCGTACACGTCGACATCCCAGTCGGCTCACAAAGGACGTCTGATGCAAGCAATCGTAACAAATGGCATTGGCAGCGATACCGGAAGAGAAG TAGAAAAATACCTGCTGCCTGGAAATACTGTAGAGGACCATTCTTTATCTCCGGCTGGTCAGTACAGTCCAGCTCCCGTTATTGTACAAACAACGTATAATTACAG TGGAAATTTTATTCCCGATGCTGGCGTCGGTGGGATTAACAAACGCGGTCACGAGGAGTCGGACAGCTCGCCAGGTTCACCAGCGCCGCTCGCAATCGTCGAGAGCCCTGAGCCACCCGAGCAGCCGATGCAGCCGAAACGTCAACGTATTCACGAGACGGACGATCATTGA
- the LOC105282459 gene encoding forkhead box protein K2 isoform X3, whose protein sequence is MSTYSRTQESDAWALLALKSAPASPTKMQWNPESKGAPIARLEGREFEYMVRQRRITIGRNSSKGEVDVNMGHSSFISRRHLEIFYDHPFFFMMCSGKNGVFVDGVFQRKGAPAFQLPRTCTFRFPSTTIRLIFQSLVDEQEQSNIRVPSPPKQRAPLPPLRINIPDTGYSSPFPSPTGTISAANSCPASPRAGQGRRNVSADLHMVAAYVAGNAAAANDSQNSTLERHNIERHESGQSSSRQMSPEPAEMRYRAGNNSGPNGTAPHYSPPKDDSKPPYSYAQLIVQAIISAPDRQLTLSGIYSYITKNYPYYRTADKGWQNSIRHNLSLNRYFIKVPRSQEEPGKGSFWKIDPHSETKLIDQAFRRRRQRGVPCFRAPFGTLSSRSAPASPSHVGISGLMTPECLSREASPGPEPYPDSLVPSPAGQLATSQSAPGSPGHPYTSTSQSAHKGRLMQAIVTNGIGSDTGREEKYLLPGNTVEDHSLSPAGQYSPAPVIVQTTYNYSGNFIPDAGVGGINKRGHEESDSSPGSPAPLAIVESPEPPEQPMQPKRQRIHETDDH, encoded by the exons ATGTCTACGTACTCTCGTACCCAGGAGAGCGACGCGTGGGCTCTTCTGGCGTTGAAGTCGGCACCGGCCAGTCCGACGAAGATGCAGTGGAACCCAGAGTCGAAGGGCGCGCCGATAGCGCGGCTCGAGGGCCGCGAGTTCGAGTATATGGTTAGGCAGCGGCGCATTACGATCGGCCGCAACAGCAGCAAGGGTGAGGTCGACGTCAACATGGGCCACTCCAGCTTTATCTCGCGGCGGCACCTCGAGATCTTCTACGACCACCCGTTCTTCTTCATGATGTGCAGCGGCAAGAACGGCGTATTCGTCGACGGAGTGTTTCAGCGCAAGGGCGCTCCGGCCTTTCAACTGCCACGGAC ATGTACATTCAGATTTCCAAGTACAACAATAAGGCTGATCTTCCAGTCACTTGTGGACGAGCAAGAACAGAGCAACATTCGCGTACCTTCACCACCGAAACAAAGGGCACCGTTACCACCGTTGCGGATAAACATACCTGATACTGGATACAGTAGCCCATTCCCGTCACCCACGGGAACGATCAGTGCTGCTAACTCCTGCCCGGCCAGTCCGCGGGCCGGTCAGGGTAGACGGAACGTTTCGGCGGACCTGCACATGGTAGCAGCATATGTGGCAGGCAACGCCGCCGCGGCGAATGATTCTCAGAATTCCACTTTGGAGAGGCACAATATAGAGAGGCACGAAAGCGGACAGAGCTCAAGCAGGCAGATGAGTCCCGAGCCCGCGGAGATGCGTTACCGCGCGGGCAATAATTCTGGACCGAACGGTACCGCGCCACACTACAGTCCACCAAAGGACGACTCGAAACCACCCTACTCGTATGCACAGCTAATCGTGCAGGCGATAATATCGGCGCCGGATAGACAACTCACCCTGTCGGGCATCTATTCTTATATCACCAAGAATTATCCGTATTACAGGACCGCGGATAAGGGCTGGCAGAACTCCATTCGACacaatttatcattaaatcgtTACTTCATCAAGGTGCCCAGAAGCCAGGAGGAGCCGGGCAAAGGCTCATTCTGGAAAATAGATCCTCACTCAGAGACGAAACTCATTGACCAAGCTTTCCGACGAAGACGACAGCGTGGTGTACCCTGCTTCCGCGCTCCCTTCGGAACATTATCATCGAG GAGTGCGCCAGCCTCGCCGTCTCATGTCGGGATCAGCGGATTGATGACGCCCGAGTGTCTAAGCAGAGAGGCTTCCCCGGGTCCGGAACCGTATCCGGACAGTTTGGTACCATCACCGGCTGGGCAACTCGCGACGAGTCAGTCGGCGCCTGGTTCACCCGGCCATCCGTACACGTCGACATCCCAGTCGGCTCACAAAGGACGTCTGATGCAAGCAATCGTAACAAATGGCATTGGCAGCGATACCGGAAGAGAAG AAAAATACCTGCTGCCTGGAAATACTGTAGAGGACCATTCTTTATCTCCGGCTGGTCAGTACAGTCCAGCTCCCGTTATTGTACAAACAACGTATAATTACAG TGGAAATTTTATTCCCGATGCTGGCGTCGGTGGGATTAACAAACGCGGTCACGAGGAGTCGGACAGCTCGCCAGGTTCACCAGCGCCGCTCGCAATCGTCGAGAGCCCTGAGCCACCCGAGCAGCCGATGCAGCCGAAACGTCAACGTATTCACGAGACGGACGATCATTGA
- the LOC105282459 gene encoding forkhead box protein K2 isoform X2 yields the protein MQWNPESKGAPIARLEGREFEYMVRQRRITIGRNSSKGEVDVNMGHSSFISRRHLEIFYDHPFFFMMCSGKNGVFVDGVFQRKGAPAFQLPRTCTFRFPSTTIRLIFQSLVDEQEQSNIRVPSPPKQRAPLPPLRINIPDTGYSSPFPSPTGTISAANSCPASPRAGQGRRNVSADLHMVAAYVAGNAAAANDSQNSTLERHNIERHESGQSSSRQMSPEPAEMRYRAGNNSGPNGTAPHYSPPKDDSKPPYSYAQLIVQAIISAPDRQLTLSGIYSYITKNYPYYRTADKGWQNSIRHNLSLNRYFIKVPRSQEEPGKGSFWKIDPHSETKLIDQAFRRRRQRGVPCFRAPFGTLSSRSAPASPSHVGISGLMTPECLSREASPGPEPYPDSLVPSPAGQLATSQSAPGSPGHPYTSTSQSAHKGRLMQAIVTNGIGSDTGREVEKYLLPGNTVEDHSLSPAGQYSPAPVIVQTTYNYSGNFIPDAGVGGINKRGHEESDSSPGSPAPLAIVESPEPPEQPMQPKRQRIHETDDH from the exons ATGCAGTGGAACCCAGAGTCGAAGGGCGCGCCGATAGCGCGGCTCGAGGGCCGCGAGTTCGAGTATATGGTTAGGCAGCGGCGCATTACGATCGGCCGCAACAGCAGCAAGGGTGAGGTCGACGTCAACATGGGCCACTCCAGCTTTATCTCGCGGCGGCACCTCGAGATCTTCTACGACCACCCGTTCTTCTTCATGATGTGCAGCGGCAAGAACGGCGTATTCGTCGACGGAGTGTTTCAGCGCAAGGGCGCTCCGGCCTTTCAACTGCCACGGAC ATGTACATTCAGATTTCCAAGTACAACAATAAGGCTGATCTTCCAGTCACTTGTGGACGAGCAAGAACAGAGCAACATTCGCGTACCTTCACCACCGAAACAAAGGGCACCGTTACCACCGTTGCGGATAAACATACCTGATACTGGATACAGTAGCCCATTCCCGTCACCCACGGGAACGATCAGTGCTGCTAACTCCTGCCCGGCCAGTCCGCGGGCCGGTCAGGGTAGACGGAACGTTTCGGCGGACCTGCACATGGTAGCAGCATATGTGGCAGGCAACGCCGCCGCGGCGAATGATTCTCAGAATTCCACTTTGGAGAGGCACAATATAGAGAGGCACGAAAGCGGACAGAGCTCAAGCAGGCAGATGAGTCCCGAGCCCGCGGAGATGCGTTACCGCGCGGGCAATAATTCTGGACCGAACGGTACCGCGCCACACTACAGTCCACCAAAGGACGACTCGAAACCACCCTACTCGTATGCACAGCTAATCGTGCAGGCGATAATATCGGCGCCGGATAGACAACTCACCCTGTCGGGCATCTATTCTTATATCACCAAGAATTATCCGTATTACAGGACCGCGGATAAGGGCTGGCAGAACTCCATTCGACacaatttatcattaaatcgtTACTTCATCAAGGTGCCCAGAAGCCAGGAGGAGCCGGGCAAAGGCTCATTCTGGAAAATAGATCCTCACTCAGAGACGAAACTCATTGACCAAGCTTTCCGACGAAGACGACAGCGTGGTGTACCCTGCTTCCGCGCTCCCTTCGGAACATTATCATCGAG GAGTGCGCCAGCCTCGCCGTCTCATGTCGGGATCAGCGGATTGATGACGCCCGAGTGTCTAAGCAGAGAGGCTTCCCCGGGTCCGGAACCGTATCCGGACAGTTTGGTACCATCACCGGCTGGGCAACTCGCGACGAGTCAGTCGGCGCCTGGTTCACCCGGCCATCCGTACACGTCGACATCCCAGTCGGCTCACAAAGGACGTCTGATGCAAGCAATCGTAACAAATGGCATTGGCAGCGATACCGGAAGAGAAG TAGAAAAATACCTGCTGCCTGGAAATACTGTAGAGGACCATTCTTTATCTCCGGCTGGTCAGTACAGTCCAGCTCCCGTTATTGTACAAACAACGTATAATTACAG TGGAAATTTTATTCCCGATGCTGGCGTCGGTGGGATTAACAAACGCGGTCACGAGGAGTCGGACAGCTCGCCAGGTTCACCAGCGCCGCTCGCAATCGTCGAGAGCCCTGAGCCACCCGAGCAGCCGATGCAGCCGAAACGTCAACGTATTCACGAGACGGACGATCATTGA
- the LOC105282475 gene encoding gamma-tubulin complex component 6 produces the protein MDPGERRDANVYDLVTRLIEHTLRRNRLSENGNSYVPPKSDLKIVRRLRSKAYEILLNKSGKVYERENAGNSEIDPLVVVLKHTFVLKLSLRRVLEAEKLENLVNELYGQETTNAETVIHSILRLLIELKNFQGDKEPALDVFHYGKANPFLPEDVTPRSGVPMFQTYPMESFILPEKFEAMLGIRRRYASRDVSANFISRVSFENQHVSKAILGIETIRYNNAVNKVPCISNGTDNTTKQCNMIVPFLTHLMIEQTNKLYLSTQRFMSNTVLPCGWAKSLDNQIENQDHLHVVPNDSNHNSASESKCVRDNVNLVWEKVQSSLSSDCLSKLRTWECLGILESSKQSLFVTDLPETALHLTRIRQTSILSLLPKKAMHSVSLTREVSPEKFLSDVKLLLFGIDSNCFKHDLMLGFRLDENVTVRGVNSETLRATCVQAIQWGNNFWSLSRLVTPDPQTGKLQQDGLIFKAMCANVKELLLYYRSALQRIVDQHESHGLLSVLKKVRPLAHLIVEVARLCDYSKHSQCTLNGGSAILTHIYKEVTKVTNPKVALVLYSILKSCCEVYFRLLQNWLFEGTCDDVYGEFMIQAQSQNLRKRGRKFWTESFAIDKESVPGFLSELSESILQCGKTLRLLKICNPKNPVCNVSVNAQPEIKVCLSVSMLREQLLRCQEYEGKCEAALGPIVSLLSAIQDEKKAEKERAELVIRAQQETLSRITKQREELILKTAQTKRELLQELKHQAEESALYKEKEKELEILADKLLLEKINREQEEMREQQRAEREQILNYYDKLAADIESNRMRSNWRKARMNHFERRIEFLEFMKRQDREMSENIATPNSNENLVDADVQDMKRHDRETSENIATPNSNENLVDTDAQNIPLSPSMDMSTREVEAASSQDENSNFAENVVTDVDATDSNRNESKEHLTITESVSSESFESCNSDKDVASNKEVTTSKDSPMTADTQNAHPPPQESLPLNYIYKKNNERSNLQDFLREEAMKKTSAIMNIASKQLTSLDTCLNNVVSLEDDDITKKIIGTMQRPKSLAIGRVDNMTAAQANKLKVLLQEYGTTPNNNEFSMFPNKREIINRTNVNGNNQPLIDAIVRGPIDNEECSNKTNSADSKAQESTLSNAQQQNNIDTPMSCTTDNLTTLSLHTPLSQIPNSDDIFALNAGQEVSSLSDTGKSITEETCLESPTISGNFKLPSLFGVSPDARSSVASSYLTIADVEMIDHTSLQVYLEKSVIIPLQIQTRLINHAIIKYLLNEHNMLSHLHSLRSYFFLLNGEFAKSLTDSLYSRLYTISAPIELFNSATLTNLLEKALMNSFSNNYANAELLSLSAIDKPCQLYISDPNVLECLCLNYKISWPLNIIFDDTMMLQYSKVFKFLIMTGRMAWVLQEDFNIMKVERDAINSHQYHKLQLYRHSMTQFMNALHNYLTCSVLHASWNEFEKDLQNCRTIDQIYLSHMNYIKRILSRCMLNARGEKMRTCLINIFKIILKFHNRLRSQAWTPGCDAGQYGHPNFKSLEQMYQSFCEWRTYMAHVAHKLATSGYQPHLTHFLNALNINDLYDLTTKQQ, from the exons ATGGATCCAGGAGAACGGAGAGATGCTAATGTTTACGACCTCGTGACGCGACTGATCGAGCACACGTTGCGGAGGAATCGGCTCTCGGAGAACGGGAACTCCTACGTGCCACCCAAGAGCGATCTTAAAATAGTGAGGCGTCTCCGCTCGAAGGCCTACGAGATATTGTTGAACAAGAGCGGCAAGGTGTATGAGCGAG AGAATGCAGGAAATTCTGAGATTGATCCCTTGGTGGTGGTACTGAAACACACCTTTGTGTTAAAATTGTCCCTGAGGCGCGTATTGGAGGCGGAGAAGTTAGAAAATTTGGTAAACGAGCTGTACGGTCAGGAGACCACTAACGCTGAGACTGTGATCCATTCCATTTTACGACTGCTGATAGAGCTTAAGAATTTTCAGGGTGACAAAGAACCTGCGTTG GATGTATTTCACTATGGGAAAGCCAATCCCTTCTTGCCTGAGGATGTTACACCTAGAAGTGGTGTGCCAATGTTTCAAACATATCCCATGGAATCCTTCATCTTGCCGGAAAAATTTGAAGCCATGTTGGGCATTCGTAGGAGATATGCTAGTCGAGATGTGTCAGCTAACTTTATTAGTAGAGTGTCTTTCGAAAATCAGCATGTATCCAAGGCCATACTGGGAATCGAGACCATTAG gTATAATAATGCTGTTAACAAAGTTCCTTGCATATCAAATGGTACTGATAACACAACAAAACAATGTAACATGATTGTCCCCTTTTTAACTCACCTCATG ATTGAACAGACAAACAAGTTATATTTATCTACCCAGAGGTTTATGTCAAACACAGTTTTACCTTGCGGCTGGGCAAAGTCCTTAGATAATCAAATAGAAAATCAGGATCATTTGCACGTTGTGCCTAACGACTCCAATCACAATTCCGCGAGCGAATCAAAATGCGTTAGAGACAACGTTAATTTAGTATGGGAAAAAGTACAATCGTCTCTCTCCAGTGATTGTCTCTCAAAGTTGCGAACGTGGGAGTGTCTCGGAATTCTGGAGTCTTCCAAACAGTCGTTATTCGTCACCGATCTGCCGGAGACAGCGTTGCACTTAACGAGGATAAGACAGACAAGTATTTTATCACTGCTGCCAAAGAAG GCGATGCATTCCGTGTCTTTAACGCGAGAGGTTTCACCTGAAAAATTCTTGTCAGACGTCAAGTTGTTGCTGTTCGGCATAGACTCGAACTGTTTTAAGCACGACCTCATG TTAGGATTTAGATTAGACGAGAACGTTACTGTGCGCGGTGTAAATTCGGAGACGCTGAGAGCCACCTGCGTGCAGGCGATTCAGTGgggaaataatttttggtCCCTCTCGCGTCTTGTCACGCCCGATCCGCAAACCGGTAAATTGCAGCAGGACGGTCTCATATTCAAG GCAATGTGCGCCAACGTGAAAGAATTGCTCTTGTACTATCGCTCGGCGTTACAAAGAATCGTCGACCAACATGAATCCCACGGATTGTTAAGTGTACTGAAAAAGGTTCGTCCTCTGGCCCACCTGATCGTTGAGGTCGCACGGCTGTGCGATTACAGCAAGCACAGTCAATGTACCCTGAACGGAGGCAGCGCAATTTTGACGCATATTTACAAGGAGGTGACCAAAGTCACCAATCCGAAGGTCGCGCTGGTGTTGTATTCGATATTAAAGTCGTGCTGCGAAGTCTACTTTCG GTTACTGCAAAATTGGTTGTTCGAAGGAACATGCGATGACGTTTATGGAGAATTTATGATTCAGGCGCAGTCTCAGAATCTGCGGAAGAGAGGACGTAAGTTCTGGACGGAGAGTTTTGCGATTGACAAGGAGTCGGTACCCGGCTTCTTGTCCGAGTTGTCCGAGTCGATATTGCAGTGTGGAAAAACGCTACGGCTCCTGAAGATTTGTAATCCCAAG AATCCTGTGTGCAATGTGTCTGTCAACGCTCAGCCGGAAATAAAGGTTTGCCTGAGCGTGTCGATGCTGCGAGAGCAGCTCTTGAGGTGTCAGGAGTACGAAGGTAAATGCGAGGCGGCACTGGGACCAATCGTGTCTCTTTTATCCGCGATACAAGACGAGAAGAAAGCCGAGAAGGAGAGGGCCGAGCTCGTGATACGCGCGCAACAGGAAACATTATCAAGGATTACTA aACAACGTGAAGAGCTTATCCTGAAGACCGCGCAAACTAAGCGAGAATTATTGCAAGAATTGAAACACCAGGCGGAGGAAAGTGCCTTGtataaagaaaaggagaaggagCTTGAGATCCTAGCTGACAAATTATTACTCGAGAAGATCAATCGGGAGCAGGAAGAGATGCGCGAGCAACAACGGGCAGAGCG GGAACAAATTTTAAACTACTACGACAAATTAGCTGCCGACATAGAGAGCAATCGAATGCGATCCAATTGGCGAAAGGCGAGGATGAATCACTTTGAAAGACGAATAGAGTTTCTCGAATTTATGAAAAGGCAGGATAGAGAGATGTCCGAGAATATCGCCACGCCGAATTCAAACGAAAATCTAGTTGATGCTGACGTACAAGATATGAAAAGGCACGATAGAGAGACGTCCGAGAATATCGCCACACCGAATTCAAATGAAAATCTAGTTGACACTGACGCACAAAATATTCCTCTCTCACCCAGCATGGATATGTCCACGCGCGAAGTGGAAGCTGCATCTAGTCAAGACGAGAACAGCAACTTTGCGGAAAATGTAGTAACAGACGTAGATGCAACGGATTCTAATCGGAACGAGTCTAAGGAACATTTAACGATTACTGAAAGTGTGAGCTCTGAAAGTTTCGAAAGTTGTAATTCTGATAAGGACGTTGCATCGAATAAGGAAGTCACGACGAGTAAAGATTCTCCCATGACAGCGGATACGCAGAACGCACACCCGCCGCCGCAAGAATCATTACCGTTGAATTACATTTACAAGAAGAACAACGAGAGAAGCAATCTGCAAGACTTCCTGCGCGAGGAAGCGATGAAAAAGACTTCCGCCATTATGAACATTGCTAGCAAACAATTAACTTCGCTCGATACTTGTTTGAATAATGTCGTCAGTTTGGAAGACGACGATATAACGAAGAAAATTATCGGTACTATGCAGAGGCCTAAGTCCTTAGCTATCGGCAGGGTAGATAACATGACCGCGGCGCAAGCGAATAAACTCAAAGTCTTGTTGCAAGAGTACGGCACAACTCCGAATAATAATGAGTTTAGCATGTTTCCCAATAAACGGGAGATTATCAATCGCACAAATGTAAACGGCAATAACCAGCCTTTAATCGATGCAATCGTGCGTGGACCAATAGATAACGAAGAATGCTCGAACAAGACTAATAGCGCGGATAGTAAGGCGCAAGAGTCAACATTGAGTAACGCACAAcagcaaaataatatagacACGCCAATGTCTTGCACGACCGACAATCTTACCACGCTATCGCTTCACACCCCATTGTCGCAGATACCAAACAGCGATGATATATTCGCTTTGAATGCCGGCCAGGAAGTGTCATCTTTATCTGACACAGGGAAATCGATCACGGAGGAGACGTGTCTTGAGTCTCCGACAATTTCAGGCAATTTCAAGCTACCGAGCTTGTTCGGCGTCAGCCCCGACGCGAGATCGTCAGTCGCGTCGTCGTACCTGACCATAGCCGACGTCGAGATGATTGATCACACCTCGCTTCAGGTGTACTTGGAGAAGTCCGTCATCATTCCGCTGCAGATACAGACGCGGCTGATCAACCACGCGATCATCAAGTACCTGCTGAACGAGCACAACATGCTCTCGCACCTGCACAGCCTACGTAGTTACTTTTTCCTGTTGAACGGCGAATTCGCCAAGAGCCTGACGGACTCGCTCTACTCCCGCCTGTACACGATATCCGCGCCGATCGAGCTCTTCAATTCTGCCACTCTCACGAACCTCTTGGAGAAGGCGCTAATGAACTCGTTCAGTAACAATTACGCCAACGCGGAGCTCTTGAGTCTTTCTGCCATTGACAAACCATGCCAGTTATAC ATTTCAGATCCAAATGTGCTGGAATGCCTTTGCCTCAATTACAAGATATCGTGGCCGTTGAATATAATCTTTGATGATACGATGATGCTGCAGTACAGCAAGGTATTCAAGTTCTTGATAATGACCGGCAGAATGGCGTGGGTGCTGCAGGAAGATTTCAATATAATGAAGGTGGAGCGGGACGCAATTAATTCGCACCAATATCACAAG CTGCAGCTGTACAGGCATTCCATGACCCAGTTCATGAACGCACTGCACAATTATCTGACGTGCAGCGTGTTGCACGCGAGCTGGAACGAATTTGAGAAGGATCTGCAGAACTGTCGGACGATAGACCAGATCTATCTCTCACACATGAATTATATCAAGAGAATACTTTCAAG aTGTATGCTCAACGCGCGCGGTGAAAAGATGCGCACGTGCTTGATCAATATCTTTAAGATCATACTGAAATTCCATAATCGCTTGAGATCGCAAGCCTGGACTCCAGGCTGCGACGCTGGTCAGTACGGTCATCCGAATTTTAAGAGCTTGGAACAGATGTACCAATCGTTCTGCGAGTGGCGGACGTACATGGCACACGTGGCGCACAAACTGGCTACTAGCGGCTATCAGCCACACCTAACACACTTTCTCAACGCTTTGAATATAAACGACCTGTACGACTTAACGACGAAGCAACAGTGA